A stretch of the Pelmatolapia mariae isolate MD_Pm_ZW linkage group LG23, Pm_UMD_F_2, whole genome shotgun sequence genome encodes the following:
- the LOC134620010 gene encoding 4-trimethylaminobutyraldehyde dehydrogenase-like, with the protein MAQSTLDSMPGASTGTVVITELLNFWGGKRVKPREEKNAEPVFEPATGRVLCQMVPCGAEEVDEAIQSAYAAYQKWSKMSGMERARVMLEAARIMRERREKIAKLEAINNGTTITESLLNIDISWQTIEYYAGLAGTLAGQHIQLPGGTFAYSRREPLGVCVGIGAWNFPFVIATMKSAPALACGNAIVYKPSPMSPVTAVILAEIYKEAGVPDGLFCVVQGGAETGSLLCHHPKVAKVSFTGSVPTGKKVMEMSAKSVKQVTLELGGKSPLIIFKDCELENAVKGALMANFLTQGQVCCNGTRVFVQREIMPQFLEEVVKRTKAIPAGDPLLESTRMGPLISKPQLEKVLGFVSQAKKEGARVLCGGVPFVPSDPKLKGGYFMSPCVLDNCRDDMTCVKEEIFGPVMSVLPFDTEEEVIQRANNTTFGLASGVFTRDISRAHRVAASMEAGTCFINNYNINPVEVPFGGYKMSGFGRENGQVTIEYYSQLKTVVVEMGDVNSLF; encoded by the exons ATGGCCCAGTCAACCCTCGACTCGATGCCCGGAGCCTCGACAGGGACTGTGGTTATCACGGAGCTTCTGAATTTCTGGGGTGGAAAACGAGTGAAACCCAGGGAGGAGAAAAACGCTGAGCCCGTGTTTGAGCCTGCAACTG GCCGGGTCCTGTGTCAGATGGTGCCCTGTGGGGCTGAGGAGGTGGACGAAGCCATACAGAGTGCCTACGCCGCCTACCAGAAGTGGAGCAAGATGTCAGGCATGGAGAGGGCTCGGGTGATGTTAGAGGCTGCTCGCATTATGAGG gaaaggagggaaaaaattgCGAAGCTGGAAGCGATCAACAATGGGACAACCATCACTGAGTCTCTGTTGAATATTGACATTTCCTGGCAGACCATTGAGTACTATGCCGGCCTGGCTGGTACACTTGCGG GCCAGCACATCCAGCTCCCTGGAGGAACATTTGCTTACTCTAGACGGGAGCcacttggtgtgtgtgtgggaatcGGTGCATGGAACTTCCCTTTCGTGATTGCAACAATGAAGTCTGCTCCTGCTCTGGCGTGTG GTAATGCCATCGTATATAAGCCCTCTCCAATGTCTCCGGTGACTGCTGTCATCCTGGCTGAGATCTACAAAGAGGCTGGGGTACCTGACGGGCTTTTCTGTGTGGTCCAAGGTGGAGCAGAGACCGGCAGCTTGCTCTGCCATCATCCAAAAGTTGCTAAAGTCTCTTTCACAGGGAGTGTTCCTACAGGCAAAAAG GTCATGGAAATGTCTGCAAAGAGTGTGAAGCAGGTGACTCTGGAGCTTGGAGGGAAATCTCCTCTCATCATCTTCAAAGACTGCGAACTGGAGAATGCAGTGAAGGGGGCACTAATGGCGAACTTCTTGACACAGGGACAG GTGTGCTGCAATGGGACCAGAGTGTTTGTACAGCGGGAGATCATGCCACAGTTCCTAGAGGAGGTAGTCAAGAGGACCAAGGCCATCCCTGCTGGTGACCCCCTGCTCGAGAGCACCAGGATGGGACCACTGATCAGCAAACCACAGCTGGAGAAAGTGCTGGGATTTGTCAGTCAGGCCAAGAAAGAG ggAGCCAGAGTGCTTTGTGGAGGGGTTCCCTTTGTCCCCAGTGACCCCAAACTGAAAGGGGGGTACTTCATGTCGCCATGCGTACTCG ATAATTGCAGAGACGACATGACCTGTGTGAAGGAGGAGATTTTTGGCCCTGTCATGTCCGTTTTGCCTTTTGACACAGAGGAAGAAGTGATCCAGAGAGCCAACAACACCACCTTTGGACTGGCCTCTGGGGTCTTCACCAG GGACATTTCTCGAGCCCATCGCGTGGCTGCGAGTATGGAGGCAGGGACCTGCTTTATCAACAATTACAACATCAACCCTGTAGAGGTGCCATTTGGAGGATACAAGATGTCGG GTTTTGGCAGAGAGAACGGCCAGGTGACCATCGAGTACTACTCACAGCTGAAGACTGTAGTGGTGGAAATGGGTGACGTCAACAGCCTcttctaa
- the LOC134620905 gene encoding serine/threonine-protein kinase Kist-like, with amino-acid sequence MDLKKDVKYIQTDGYRAPEAELQNSLAQAGVEMEGDSGCTAAVDLWSLGIILLEMFSGIKLRDTVRSQEWKDNSAAIVDHVFANNSLACPAIPVYHLRDLIKSMLVTDPKQRCTAETALLSPFFSIPFAPHIEDLVLLPSPVLRLLNLIDDSHLHNEDEYEDILEDMKEECQKYGSVVSLLIPKEKPGKGQVFVEYANSSDCKEAQRLLTGRTFDGKFVVATFYPLSAYKRGYLYQTVQ; translated from the exons ATGGATCTAAAAAAG GATGTCAAGTACATCCAGACAGACGGGTACCGCGCACCGGAGGCTGAGCTTCAGAACAGCCTGGCTCAGGCGGGGGTGGAAATGGAGGGAGACTCGGGCTGCACGGCCGCCGTCGACCTGTGGAGCTTGGGCATCATCCTGCTGGAGATGTTCTCAGGAATCAAACTCAGAGACACCGTCCGCTCGCAAGAGTGGAAG GATAACAGCGCTGCCATTGTAGACCATGTCTTTGCCAACAACAGCCTGGCATGCCCTGCCATCCCCGTCTATCACCTCAGAGACCTTATCAAAAG CATGCTTGTCACCGATCCAAAACAAAGATGCACAGCTGAAACTGCCCTGCTGAGCCCATTCTTCAGTATTCCCTTTG CACCTCACATTGAAGACCTGGTTCTGCTGCCTTCTCCTGTTCTGCGTCTGCTCAACCTAATCGATGACAGCCACCTGCACAATGAGGATGAATATGAAG ATATCCTGGAGGACATGAAAGAGGAGTGCCAGAAGTACGGATCCGTGGTTTCTCTGCTCATCCCCAAGGAGAAGCCAGGGAAAGGACAG GTGTTTGTGGAGTATGCCAACTCCAGCGACTGCAAAGAGGCTCAGAGGCTGCTGACAGGCCGCACCTTTGATGGAAAGTTTGTCGTGGCTACCTTCTACCCTCTGAGCGCCTATAAAAGAGGTTACCTCTATCAGACTGTCCAGTGA